DNA sequence from the Deinococcus aestuarii genome:
GGACGAGATTTAGAACGCTTGTCCTCTACTCTGATCGGCTTTCACTTTGTTGCCGCTTGCGTTCTGATGCTGGCGAAAATCAAGCCATTTTTTGGATAGGGCTTTGCCCAGCCTCTAGGACCATCCCCACACGCGTGGGGAAAACGAGTTCACGCACCCGGTTTACATCCCAGACAACGGACCATCCCCACACCCGTGGGGAAAACCAGGAGCTGGACCGATCAGTCGGGGCCGGTGCAGGACCATCCCCACACCCGTGGGGAAAACACGATGGCGCTCTCCGGGAGGGTGAGGCGGGCAGGACCATCCCCACACCCGTGGGGAAAACGACCCCACCGTCAGCAGCGGCGCGGCGCTGTACGGACCATCCCCACACCCGTGGGGAAAACCCCTGCTGCCGAGCCGCCTCCCGCTCCTCCTGCGGACCATCCCCACACCCGTGGGGAAAACACGAGCGCCGTAGTCAGGGCGATGATGGAGCCCGGACCATCCCCACACCCGTGGGGAAAACGCATGGGGCGTGTACTGGGCCACGCGCTATCCCCGGACCATCCCCACACCCGTGGGGAAAACGGCCAGGGCCTCAAGGACGGCGAGGCGAGCTGCGGACCATCCCCACACCCGTGGGGAAAACCCGCCAGTACGGGTATACCGACGGCTGGCGGGCGGACCATCCCCACACCCGTGGGGAAAACGCGTCCACCTAGACCAGCCCCTTCTCGCGTAGCGGACCATCCCCACACCCGTGGGGAAAACTTGTCGAGGTCCTCGGGGATCACGCCCCGGCGCGGACCATCCCCACACCCGTGGGGAAAACCAGCTCCGGCTTCCCAACAACTCCCGGCACATCGGACCATCCCCACACCCGTGGGGAAAACGTCCCGGTGTGGGCGACCCCCGGCGCGTAGGTCGGACCATCCCCACACCCGTGGGGAAAACGTGCTGCTCACGGTGTTGCTGGTGATGCTGTTCGGACCATCCCCACACCCGTGGGGAAAACTCATGCACGAAGGGCACGACCACCGCGGGGACCGGACCATCCCCACACCCGTGGGGAAAACTGGATGACGAGGAGACAGGTGCGCGCTACGCCCGGACCATCCCCACACCCGTGGGGAAAACGGGTCGTACCCCATCGCGTGGATGTGGGCGTTCGGACCATCCCCACACCCGTGGGGAAAACCCGTGAACGCGGGTCCGCTCCAGCTCGAACCGCGGACCATCCCCACACCCGTGGGGAAAACGTGTCGGCGGTGGGCAGGCTGAGCCCCCACCGCGGACCATCCCCACACCCGTGGGGAAAACCTGGAGGCGGGTGAGCCCCCGGCCGCCCTCCCCGGACCATCCCCACACCCGTGGGGAAAACGCCAGCGGGGTGAACGACGCGACCCTCGCCCCCGGACCATCCCCACACCCGTGGGGAAAACGAACACCCGTTGTCGCGGCCGCATTAATCAGGCGGACCATCCCCACACCCGTGGGGAAAACCACAAGCCCAGCAGGCTGCCCCTGCTGGAAAGCGGACCATCCCCACACCCGTGGGGAAAACCGCAGCAGCCGGTCGAGCAGGGTGTCGCCCGCCGGACCATCCCCACACCCGTGGGGAAAACACCGTGTGGGACGCAGTTTTCGAGACTGCGTCCGGACCATCCCCACACCCGTGGGGAAAACGCGAGCAAGGAGGTCTCGAAGTTCGGCCAGGGCGGACCATCCCCACACCCGTGGGGAAAACCAGGTCACCCAGGCGCAGGCCCAGCCCGGGGACGGACCATCCCCACACCCGTGGGGAAAACACCTCGATTCGCCCGGCGCCCACGGTCGTGCCCGGACCATCCCCACACCCGTGGGGAAAACCCTCTCAAAACACAAGCCTTCCCAGGCATCACCCACACCGAGATCCCCACTCCAACTCCGACTCACCTCACAATTTGTCGTCGTCCTCGGGGGGGGCATACTCCCGGCTGAGTTCCGTATGACGGGCGTTGCGGACGGCGACCAGTTGATAGCCGTCGAGGCTGACGACGCGGCGGGTGGCGTCGCCGTGGGTACGGATCACGAAGCCCTGCTCGTTCCCCGCGCGGTAGACCTGGGTGCAGCGGCCCCGGCGCGTGTGCTGCACGGCCTTGTCCCACAGCAGGTCACGCACGAGGGCCGAGGCGTTGCCGACGTACACGCCCGGCTGCACCTCGATCAGCCAGCGGGCAAGTTCGCCGCGCAGGCTCTCAGGAACGGCTTCCAGGGTCATCACCAGCATAGTTCTTTCCTCCCGTCGCGTTGCCCCCCGGGTCCCAGAGGTCGCCCGGCGCACTCGGCTCCGGGTCCGGGTCGTCGCCGCCGAGGAGGTGAACGAGGTCCGCCGCCATGCGTTCGAGGAGCCGAAGGCGGGTCATGTGGTCGCGCAATCCGGTGCGGACGCGGCGTTCGAGGTCGTCGCCCGGGGTGGCCGCCTCGCGGAAGGCGACGGGGAGCACCACCTCGACCTTGTAGAGGTCGGCCACGTCGTAGACGAAGGACAGCAGCTTGCCGGTGTGGACGAAGCCCAGGGCCGGGCTGTACCCCATGCTGAGGATCGCCGCGTGCGCGAGGCCGTACAGGCAGGCGTTTCCCGCGCTGACCGCCTTGTTGATCGGCGTGGCGCGGTCCCAGTCCTGCTGCCTGTACTGCCGGGCGTCCCATTTGACCCCGTGGGCGGCGCTGTAGCGGGCGTAGGCGTCCCGCATCCGCGCCCCCTCGCGCCCGCGAATCTGCTGGAGGGTCAGGTCGTCCGGCAGCCCTTCCGGGAAGCGCATCGCGTACATCTGCCGCACGACCTTCAGGCGGCTTTGCGGGTGGGCCCACAGCATGGCCTGGCGGTGGAGGCGGGCCGCGCTGCGGGTCTCGCCCAGGCCGCTCGCGTACAGGCGCACGCCCCCCTCCCCGACCCACAGCAGCGAGCAGCCGGTGTCGGAGAGGGCCTTCACCGCCTCGTGGCTCACGCTGCACCCCGGGCCGAGGAGGAGGACGCTCAGGTTGGCGATGGGGACGGTGAGCATCCCCTCCGGGTGGTAGGCGCGCACGCCGCGCCCGTCTTGCTCCAGGCGGGTGTGTTCGAGGTAGAGGTAGCCCGTGCCGTCGCGGAATTTGGGCAGCTCGCGCAGGTTTTGCCGCTGCCAGATGATCGCGCCCTGGGGCGAGGGTTGAGTCACGGGGCACCTCCGGCAGGCGCGAGGCTCAGCAGGCCGCAGCCGAGCGCCTTGGCGTGGCCCAGGCCGCCCCGCACGGCCGCGAGGAGCGCCGCGCCGTCGCTCACTTCGATCAACCCGCCAAAGGTGACGGTGTGGAGGGTGAGGGTCTGGGCGCCCTTGCGGGTGCGGACGGTGCCGCTGTGGGCGATATCGGCGGCGAGCAGGTCAAAGCCGTGCTGGCCGCCCTGCCGCTCCAGCCAGAGAAGCTGCTCGTGCGGCCCGCGCAGGGCGTGGCGGCGGCTGCGGCCCCGCTCGTCGAGCCTGCGTACCGTCACGTTCGCCCGCAGCCGGAAGCGCAGGGCACGGCCGGGGGTCAGCGCTCCTGTCAGGTCCACCGCCTTGACCTCCCGGCCCCGCAGCGAGCCGGGATGCCGGGCGTTCAGGGCCTCCCAGTCGGGCACGGTCAGGCTCTGCACCAGCAGGGTGGCCCGGTCCTCCCGGCGCCACAGCAGCCGCTCGCCGTCCGGCAGGGGCGCCCCCTCCACCCCTGCCCCCGGAAAGGCCCAGCGCAGGGTCTGGTGCAGGGCGTAGGGGCTGGCGAGGTCGCGGGCCGTACGGGGGTCGCGGTCGTCGAAGGTCAGGCGGGAGAGGTGCAGCGGCGTCACGCACCCACCTCCTCGCGGTCCTCGTGCCGGAGCACCGGGTCGCGGGGCAGGTCGAGGTCGGCCGTCACCGTCAGCACGTCGCGGGACACGTAGCGCCGCCGCGCGAAGGGACCGTCCGGCACGTCCTGCCGCCGGGAGGGGGAGGCGCGGCCCCGCTCGCCCTCCGGCACCGCCTCCCGGTCCAGCACCAGGCGGTAAGGTTCGCCGTTCTCCTCACGGCGCAGGCCGGGCGCCTCCCGCAGCGCGTCCCACAGGGTCACCTCCAGCGGAGGCCCGGCGAAAATGGGCAGGCTCGGCTGGAAGGCCCTCCGCCCCAGCGACAGCGGCCAGTGCGGGTTTTTCAGGGCGGCGTGCAACTCGGCCAGCACCTCCCGGTCCCCCTCCAGCCCGGCCCAGAAGGCGGCGTCCGCGAGGTAGGCGCGGCGGGTCACGTCGGTCCGCGTCTTCGGGGAATGGGGGAAGAGCTGCGCCGTGTGGTAGTCGCTGGACGCCACCCCCTGACGGTCCACCCGCACGCCGAAGCGCAGGCGGGTCAGGTGGTCCACCGGCTCGGCCCGGTCGATGCCCAGCGCCGCCGCCGCGAGGCCCAGCACGCCCGAGCGGCTGGGTTCGGCCTCGGTGTCGCGGTCGTCGAAGCGGCTGCGGGTGCCCCAGGCCTGCATGGGCGCCACCAGCCGCAGCAGCAGGGTCGCCACCGTCAGGCCCCCAGCGCGTGCAGGGCGTCCGCGACCGTCGCGTCGATCAGGGCCGCCACGCCGGGCATCGCCTCCCCGAAGACCTCGTGCCCGCCCTCCCGCGCCACGAAGCGGGCGGTCCCCGCGTCCCCGAACACGCCGTTTTGCCAGCCCATCTCGTCGGCCAGCGCCGCGACGCTGGGGGCCAGGTAGCCGCCCCCACCCTCGGCCCGCACGCCCCTCTCGAAGGCGTTGGCGAGGTTGCGCGGCGAGGTGTCCCGGCGCACGACCTGCACCATCAGCCCCGGCAGGTTGTGCGCGGCGAAGGTGTTCTGTTTGCCCGTCGGCGCGGCGAAGACCGAGGCGTACAGGAAGGCCCGCAGCCCCCGCTCCAGCAGCTCGCGGTCGCCCTGGAGGTTCTCCAGCAGCTTGCCCAGGTCGATGCAGGCGTAGCGGTAGACGGTCGCGCTGGCGAACTCCACCGTGCCCAGCATGTCGGCCCCGGCGTTGTCCTCGGGCTTGAGGTCGTCCACCGCCGTGTAGAAGTCGTACTGCCGCTCGCGCAGCCCGTGGGTGCTGATCGCGTGCGCGACCTGCGCCGCCGCGTCGGCGTTCTTGTCGGGGAGGTCGGCGAGCATCCGCCCGAAGAGGGCCACGTCCACCGCCCTGGAGCCGTTCAGCGCCCCGGCCAGTTGCTTGCCCAAGTCACCGCCCAGGGTCGCCTTCTTGCTGGCCTTTTTCTTGCCGCCCTCCTCGGACGCGGGGGCCGCCGCCTGGAACTCGGCCCAGTTGGCGTTGATGATGTCGGCCACCCGGCGCAGCTCGTCGCGGCCCAGGAAGAGGAGGTACTGGTTCTTGCCGTCCTTGACGGGGAGGCCCAGCCCGCCCAGCGCGAGTTCGGCGGCGGCGCGGCACTGCTCCCCCGTGCGGCCCTCGCCCGCGAGCAGCTCGGCAATCGCCTCGTGCGCCCGCTTGGTCCGCACACCCATCTCGTCCGGCCGCAGAAGCTGCCGCCCCCCGAAGTCCTGCCGCATGGCCCGCTTGAACGACTGCGAGGAAATCCGCAGCCGCCGGGTGCCGCCGAAAAAGGCGTCCTTGGGGCTGCCCGTGTCGTCGCGGTTGAGGTTGCTGGGGGCGAAGTTCTGGAGGTAGTGCAGTTCGAGGAGGGCTTTCATAGCGTGTCTCCATCGGCGTCGTCGCCGGTCTGGGAAGAGGGGGTCGGGGTGGGCGGCGCGTCTTCCGGGGAGGCTGTGGAAGGCACCTCGGCCTGCGCCTTCGCCTCCCGGCTGATCTCGCGGTAGAAGTCCTGCGCCCACTCGCGGCGCACGCGGTCGCCCCAGTACAGGAGGTCGGTGGTGAGGCGCACCCAGTCGGGCGTCAGGTCCCCGGTGGCAAGCAGGGTCACCGCCTGCCGCATCTGGTGGTTCAGGCCGTCGCGGTCGGTGTCCAGCAGCCCCAGGAAGCGTTTCTCGGTGCTGGGCCGCCGGTCCTGCGCGAGGTAGAGCCTACCCATCAGCAGGCCGATGGAGGGGCCTCTTTCCGTGTCGGCGTTCTCGGCGGGCGGCATTTCCACCTCCGCCGCGTCGCCCTCGTCCTGCCGGGCCCGCGGCCCCAGGGCATACAGGCCCGCCACGAGTTGCAGGGCGTCTTTCCGGTAGGGTTCCGCCGCGCCGTAGCCGGTGCGGGTATACAGCCCCTCCAGCCAGTACACGCCGCGCTCGTCGCCGCCCAGCCCCCGCCGGAGCTGCGCGAGGGGGCCGCGTTCCAGCCGACGCAGCTCGGCCACGAAGCGGGCGGGGCGGTCATCCGCTACTTTGGTCATGGGTGCCTCCGTTCTTGAGGGTGCCCAGGGCCCCCAGCAGCGGCCCCTGCGCTTTCTCGATGGCCCGCAGGCCCACCGCGTTCATCCCGGCGGCCTGCTCGGCGGTGCGCCAGCCTGCCCGCGCCGCGCGGCTCAGGGCGGCGTGCCAGCCCGCCAGGGCCGCGTCCGTATTCGCGTCCAGCGCCAGCAGGTAGGTGCGGAAGGGGGTGTCCAGCCCCGCCCAGTAGCTTGGTTCGGCGGGAATCTGGGCGGCCAGCTTGCCCACGTCGTCCTTGTGGGGGTCGCGCTCACCGTCCTTTTTCAGCAGGGCGTGGGCGAGAAGGTGGACCGAGCGGCGCAGGCCCTCGCCCACCGTCCCCGCGTCGGTCAGGGCCGCCCGCACGTGGTCGCGGAACCCCTCGGGATTCTCGATAAAGGCTTCCGGCAGCGTGTAGGTCTCCTGCCGCATGGCAAAGGCCTTGCCCTGATCGGTGAGCTGGCCGAACACGACGACGGGAATGACCGGGTGCGCGGCGCGGGCGTCGGGCGTGCCTTCCTCGGCCCAGCCGCCCTCGGGCGCGTCCTGGGAGGGGAGGCTCTGCCGGGCCTCACCCGTTCGCCCCAGCCGCTCGGCAGCGGCCCGCATCACGTCGCGGGCGTGCGAGACGGTCTTGGGCGGAGTGCCGGGCCGGACCTTCACCCCCCCCTTGCGGTCCTCGGCCACCTGGGCGGCGGGGTCGGGCAGCAGGGCGTTCAGGTCACGCCACAGCAGCCGCTCGCGCCGCAGTTTGTAGGGAAAGGGTTGCTCGTTCTTGGGGTCGCGGCTGGGGCGCAGGCTGACCATCGGGTCGGTGCCCGTGCCGCCCCCCTCGCCCGCCCCCTCCAGCGGCATTCCGGCGCCGAAGCCGACCGAGCGCACGACCACGCCCCCTGGCGTCTCCTCGGGCAGCAGCAGAACGCTGCGGCTGGGCCACGCGTAGCGGCTGGCGTACCCCCCGGCCACACGGGGCCGCTCGGGGTCGTACCGGGCGCGGATGTGCTCCGCGGTCAGCGGCTCCTCCTCCCAGGGCGGCAGGTCCTGGTCCCGCATGGCCTGCGGGTAGGGCACGAGGTTGAGGCAGAGGGTCTGGTGCAGGTTCGCCCCCTCCGCCAGAAACAGGCCCGCCGTCGCCACCGGAGCCGCCCGCGCCGAGGTGGTGAAGCGTTTGATGAGTCCCCCTAGCGCGAAGGTCTGGTGCGCCACGAGGTGTAGGGCCGCCCGCGCGGGCGTGAGCGCGTCGCTGCGAAGGCCACCGGGCCGGGCCTCCACGTTGAAGAGGGCCGTCGTGTTCGGGCTGCCCTCCTCGGTGCTCAGGCGGGTCCAGTGGCTGCGGAAGTTCTCGCCCACGGCCGCCGGGTCCAGCCCCACGATCTGCATGAAGGGTCGCGGTCCGAAGAGGTGGAGGCGGTCGGCATACCGCTCCAGATAGCGGGCCACCTCGTCCGGAAACCGCCCAGCCAGATACCAGTCGGCCCCCTGCTCCGCGTCCCCGGGACCCCTCAGCGCCCGGTGCAGGAGGGCCAGATGGAGCCGGTAGAGCGCGGCGGTCTGCAACGGGTGCCCGGCGTCGATGCGGCCGAAGTCGGCGGCCCGCAGCAGGGAATCCCGAAGAGCGACGGGCCGACGCTCGCCGTCCTGGGTGACAACAGGAATCCACTCCCTGTCCAGCAGGGAAAAAGTGTCCAACGGTTCACCTCCAGCCTTATTGTCGGGATGGGGCGTCGCTGGACTGTCACAGGTGGTCTTGCCGTCCGCACACAGGCACAAAAGTTGAGCCTGCCTCCCTCATGGCTGCCGGGACGCGACTGTGCGACCGATTTTGTCGCTTCCTCCCGGTACGCTCCCCACATGACTCAACTTCACCCGATCACGGCGGCGGCGCGGACCCTGTGGGCCAAGAGTGCGAAGAAGAACGCGGACGGCTCGGTGGGGGCCTGGCTCCCCGTCCTCAACCACCTGCTCGACGTGGCGGCGTGCGCGGCGGAAATCTTGAGCCTGGAGCCGCCGCAGACGCGGGCACTGTTTGGGGGCGACCTGGGGCTGGAGGGCGAGCAGGCGCTGGCCTGGACGCTGGCGCTGGTGGCCCTGCACGATCTGGGAAAGGCGAGCCCGGCTTTTCAGGTGCTGTGGGCCGAGGGGAAAAACGGGGTGGACCCGGCGCTGCGCTTCCCCGCCGAGTTGCGCGAGCCTCACGCGCCGCACGGGGTGGTGACCCAGGCGGTGCTGCCGGACTTCCTGACCGGGCTGGGGTGGCCGGGGCCGGTGGCGCGGGGCGCCGCGGACGCGGTGGGGTGCCATCACGGGTTCCGGGTGGAGGACCGCGAACTCAACCTCCCGCAGGCGCAGACCGGGGACGCCCGCTGGGGGCAGGTTCGCCAGGAGCTGTGCCGCCTCGTCACCCTGGGCATCGGTGCCCGCTACGACGCCGTGCCCACTACCGTCACCCTCACCCCCGCCGCCTTCATGCGTCTCGCGGGCCTGACCAGTTTCGCGGACTGGTTGGGCAGTTCCTTCCCGCTGCCCACGGTGACGGATTTCTCGGCCTATGACGACCCGGCGGCCTACTTCGCGCGGGCGCGGGAACGGGCGCGGCAGACGCTGGCCGGGATTCGCTGGCCCGTATTCGCCCCTCTGCGCGAGGAGCTGCCCCCCTTCCCCGAGGTTTTCGGCTTCCCACCCCGCCCCCTCCAGACGGCGCTGGCGCAGGCCCTGGCCGATGTCAGCGGCCCGGCCCTCGTGCTGGTGGAGGCCCCGATGGGTGAGGGCAAGACGGAGGCGGCCTTTTACGCGCACCTCCAGCTTCAGCGGGCGGCGGGGCACCGGGGCATGTACGTGGCACTGCCGACCCAGGCGACCGGCAACGCGATGTACGGGCGCTTCGCGGAGTTCCTGAAGGCGCAGGGCCGGGAGACGCCGCCCGACCTGCAACTCGCGCACGGGGGCACGCTGCTGAACGACAAGTTCCAGGCGACCGTCCGGCGCACCCGCAACGCCGAGCGCGACCCCGCCGAGGCCCACGGCTACGGCGTCCGCGCCGAGGAGTGGTTCACCCACCG
Encoded proteins:
- the cas1e gene encoding type I-E CRISPR-associated endonuclease Cas1e encodes the protein MTQPSPQGAIIWQRQNLRELPKFRDGTGYLYLEHTRLEQDGRGVRAYHPEGMLTVPIANLSVLLLGPGCSVSHEAVKALSDTGCSLLWVGEGGVRLYASGLGETRSAARLHRQAMLWAHPQSRLKVVRQMYAMRFPEGLPDDLTLQQIRGREGARMRDAYARYSAAHGVKWDARQYRQQDWDRATPINKAVSAGNACLYGLAHAAILSMGYSPALGFVHTGKLLSFVYDVADLYKVEVVLPVAFREAATPGDDLERRVRTGLRDHMTRLRLLERMAADLVHLLGGDDPDPEPSAPGDLWDPGGNATGGKNYAGDDPGSRS
- the cas7e gene encoding type I-E CRISPR-associated protein Cas7/Cse4/CasC, which produces MKALLELHYLQNFAPSNLNRDDTGSPKDAFFGGTRRLRISSQSFKRAMRQDFGGRQLLRPDEMGVRTKRAHEAIAELLAGEGRTGEQCRAAAELALGGLGLPVKDGKNQYLLFLGRDELRRVADIINANWAEFQAAAPASEEGGKKKASKKATLGGDLGKQLAGALNGSRAVDVALFGRMLADLPDKNADAAAQVAHAISTHGLRERQYDFYTAVDDLKPEDNAGADMLGTVEFASATVYRYACIDLGKLLENLQGDRELLERGLRAFLYASVFAAPTGKQNTFAAHNLPGLMVQVVRRDTSPRNLANAFERGVRAEGGGGYLAPSVAALADEMGWQNGVFGDAGTARFVAREGGHEVFGEAMPGVAALIDATVADALHALGA
- the cas5e gene encoding type I-E CRISPR-associated protein Cas5/CasD, coding for MATLLLRLVAPMQAWGTRSRFDDRDTEAEPSRSGVLGLAAAALGIDRAEPVDHLTRLRFGVRVDRQGVASSDYHTAQLFPHSPKTRTDVTRRAYLADAAFWAGLEGDREVLAELHAALKNPHWPLSLGRRAFQPSLPIFAGPPLEVTLWDALREAPGLRREENGEPYRLVLDREAVPEGERGRASPSRRQDVPDGPFARRRYVSRDVLTVTADLDLPRDPVLRHEDREEVGA
- the casB gene encoding type I-E CRISPR-associated protein Cse2/CasB, yielding MTKVADDRPARFVAELRRLERGPLAQLRRGLGGDERGVYWLEGLYTRTGYGAAEPYRKDALQLVAGLYALGPRARQDEGDAAEVEMPPAENADTERGPSIGLLMGRLYLAQDRRPSTEKRFLGLLDTDRDGLNHQMRQAVTLLATGDLTPDWVRLTTDLLYWGDRVRREWAQDFYREISREAKAQAEVPSTASPEDAPPTPTPSSQTGDDADGDTL
- the cas2e gene encoding type I-E CRISPR-associated endoribonuclease Cas2e, producing the protein MLVMTLEAVPESLRGELARWLIEVQPGVYVGNASALVRDLLWDKAVQHTRRGRCTQVYRAGNEQGFVIRTHGDATRRVVSLDGYQLVAVRNARHTELSREYAPPEDDDKL
- the casA gene encoding type I-E CRISPR-associated protein Cse1/CasA; this encodes MDTFSLLDREWIPVVTQDGERRPVALRDSLLRAADFGRIDAGHPLQTAALYRLHLALLHRALRGPGDAEQGADWYLAGRFPDEVARYLERYADRLHLFGPRPFMQIVGLDPAAVGENFRSHWTRLSTEEGSPNTTALFNVEARPGGLRSDALTPARAALHLVAHQTFALGGLIKRFTTSARAAPVATAGLFLAEGANLHQTLCLNLVPYPQAMRDQDLPPWEEEPLTAEHIRARYDPERPRVAGGYASRYAWPSRSVLLLPEETPGGVVVRSVGFGAGMPLEGAGEGGGTGTDPMVSLRPSRDPKNEQPFPYKLRRERLLWRDLNALLPDPAAQVAEDRKGGVKVRPGTPPKTVSHARDVMRAAAERLGRTGEARQSLPSQDAPEGGWAEEGTPDARAAHPVIPVVVFGQLTDQGKAFAMRQETYTLPEAFIENPEGFRDHVRAALTDAGTVGEGLRRSVHLLAHALLKKDGERDPHKDDVGKLAAQIPAEPSYWAGLDTPFRTYLLALDANTDAALAGWHAALSRAARAGWRTAEQAAGMNAVGLRAIEKAQGPLLGALGTLKNGGTHDQSSG
- the cas6e gene encoding type I-E CRISPR-associated protein Cas6/Cse3/CasE, producing MTPLHLSRLTFDDRDPRTARDLASPYALHQTLRWAFPGAGVEGAPLPDGERLLWRREDRATLLVQSLTVPDWEALNARHPGSLRGREVKAVDLTGALTPGRALRFRLRANVTVRRLDERGRSRRHALRGPHEQLLWLERQGGQHGFDLLAADIAHSGTVRTRKGAQTLTLHTVTFGGLIEVSDGAALLAAVRGGLGHAKALGCGLLSLAPAGGAP